Proteins from one Fragaria vesca subsp. vesca linkage group LG6, FraVesHawaii_1.0, whole genome shotgun sequence genomic window:
- the LOC101296302 gene encoding polyvinylalcohol dehydrogenase-like yields the protein MAARHYNNLFALSLFTVCLFASAANADYDQHGHNHKVTQNWLNHGGDLRNRRYAKYETKISPETVSKLRFKWEFKAGQDITVTPSIYDGTLYFPSWNGHLYALKASDGSVVWEKNMGILTGLNWTGFITPNWIVSRSTPTIAGDNDELLIVGIYGPAVLIALERSTGKLVWSVRLDSHAAGAITMSPTYYKGSIYIGTTSVEEGVSPDECCTFRGSFSKLDVKTGAVLWQTYMLPDNHGKLGQYSGAAIWGSSPSIDVHRRHVYIATGNTYSVPEYISQCQENQLNTTNSSVPTHSDACVEPVNHGNSILALDMDTGEIQWYRQLGGYDVWFLECFLNTSVCPIGPNVDADFGEAPMMLRPYINETKRDIVVAVQKSGFAWALDRNNGSLVWSTEVGPGGILGGGSWGAATDKKRVYTNIINNGGKNFTLKPSNNVTTSGGWAAMDPRSGEVLWSTANPSNAFSAGPVSVANGVLFGGSTDANGTVYAMNTRTGEILWSYETGATVYGGMSISNGCIYVGSGYKVGFGATMPMFTAGTSLFAFCVT from the exons ATGGCAGCTAGGCATTACAACAATCTCTTTGCCCTTTCTCTATTCACCGTTTGTCTATTTGCTTCCGCAGCCAATGCAGATTATGAT CAGCATGGACATAATCACAAGGTAACACAGAACTGGTTGAACCACGGTGGTGATTTGCGTAACAGAAGATACGCCAAATACGAAACCAAGATCAGCCCTGAAACAGTTTCCAAACTACGCTTCAAGTGGGAGTTCAAAGCAGGCCAGGACATAACTGTAACTCCATCGATTTACGACGGTACGCTTTATTTTCCGAGCTGGAATGGACATCTCTACGCCCTCAAAGCTTCCGATGGGTCTGTAGTTTGGGAAAAGAATATGGGAATATTAACCGGGCTTAATTGGACTGGATTTATTACCCCTAATTGGATCGTGTCAAGATCAACTCCAACCATTGCCGGCGATAATGATGAGCTTTTGATTGTTGGAATATATGGCCCTGCCGTTCTTATTGCCCTGGAACGATCAACTGGGAAGCTCGTGTGGTCGGTCAGGCTAGATAGCCACGCCGCAGGTGCTATAACCATGTCCCCAACTTACTACAAAGG GAGCATATACATTGGAACGACGTCGGTAGAAGAAGGGGTTAGCCCCGATGAATGTTGTACTTTCCGTGGAAGCTTTTCCAAATTAGACGTCAAAACCGGTGCCGTTTTATGGCAAACTTACATGCTGCCGGATAATCACGGAAAGTTGGGACAGTATTCCGGCGCGGCGATATGGGGAAGTAGTCCATCCATCGACGTCCATAGAAGGCATGTATATATCGCTACCGGGAACACGTACTCGGTCCCCGAATATATAAGCCAATGCCAAGAGAACCAGTTAAATACTACTAATTCAAGCGTACCTACTCATTCAGATGCGTGTGTTGAGCCTGTTAATCATGGCAACTCCATCCTAGCTCTTGATATGGATACTGGCGAAATCCAATGGTACCGTCAGCTGGGTGGCTACGATGTATGGTTTCTAGAGTGCTTCCTTAATACTTCGGTGTGCCCTATTGGACCGAACGTCGATGCCGATTTTGGGGAAGCACCGATGATGCTTAGACCATATATCAATGAAACCAAGCGAGATATAGTTGTTGCTGTCCAGAAAAGTGGGTTTGCTTGGGCTCTTGATCGGAATAATGGTAGCCTTGTTTGGTCAACT GAAGTTGGTCCTGGTGGGATTCTAGGAGGAGGATCATGGGGAGCAGCTACAGACAAGAAAAGGGTGTACACCAACATAATCAACAACGGAGGCAAAAACTTCACTCTAAAACCATCTAACAACGTCACAACTTCCGGTGGATGGGCTGCAATGGATCCCCGGAGTGGAGAGGTCCTGTGGTCGACGGCTAATCCCAGCAATGCATTTTCTGCCGGACCGGTCAGCGTCGCCAATGGAGTCTTATTTGGCGGATCCACAGATGCAAATGGAACTGTATACGCAATGAACACCCGAACTGGTGAAATCCTGTGGTCGTATGAAACCGGAGCAACCGTGTACGGTGGCATGTCGATAAGCAATGGGTGCATATACGTTGGCAGTGGATATAAAGTTGGTTTTGGAGCTACAATGCCAATGTTTACGGCCGGGACCTCCCTATTTGCCTTCTGTGTCACATGA
- the LOC101295145 gene encoding uncharacterized protein LOC101295145 encodes MDLMRYQPTIGGSACATPAEAGCGSWKRGDGCHDIKHDSSKKRELSGEEEKQFLYESSRKSEISERELQQIFVKIIDGTDPNHKLSEREAESTRSLLDTWRMQGDLLVLPYEEYVKRVFISDEEFRKICKEAEAARKLEIAEKKQTGKPDVKPKLCEVCMKVGDHMSIRCPYLEDVPNPDTTVVGKGYEICCHHCLESDHGHPKGSWAGFAYKLSNDEECLDEDSESESDDEP; translated from the exons ATGGATCTGATGCGCTACCAACCTACTATCGGCGGCTCCGCCTGCGCTACTCCGGCCGAGGCAGGCTGCGGTAGCTGGAAGCGGGGAGACGGATGTCATGACATCAAACATGATTCCTCTAAGAAACGAGAGCTTTCGGGAGAAGAAGAAAAACAGTTTCTCTATGAGTCCTCTAGGAAATCTGAGATTTCGGAACGAGAGTTACAACAGATATTTGTGAAGATCATCGATG GTACCGATCCTAACCATAAATTGTCTGAAAGGGAGGCCGAATCCACAAGGAGTCTGTTAGATACCTGGAGAATGCAGGGAGATTTACTTGTATTGCCTTACGAGGAATACGTAAAGAGGGTGTTTATTTCTGACGAGGAATTTCGAAAGATATGCAAGGAAGCCGAGGCAGCTAGGAAACTGGAGATAGCTGAAA AAAAACAAACAGGTAAGCCTGATGTAAAGCCTAAACTTTGTGAAGTTTGTATGAAGGTCGGGGACCACATGTCAATTAGATGTCCCTACTTGGAGGATGTTCCAAACCCTGACACCACAGTTGTTGGTAAGGGCTATGAAATATGTTGCCATCACTGCCTTGAGTCGGATCATGGCCACCCCAAGGGAAGCTGGGCAGGATTTGCATATAAATTGAGTAATGATGAAGAATGCTTAGATGAAGACTCAGAGTCTGAATCAGATGATGAGCCTTAA
- the LOC101295432 gene encoding uncharacterized protein LOC101295432: MDLMRYQPTIGGSARDAPPEAGCESRKRVDGCHDIKQDSSKKRGLSGEELKQFLYESSRKSEISERELQQIFVKIINGTDPNHKLSEREAESTRSLLDTWRMQGDLLVLPYEEYVKRVFISDEEFRKLCKEAEAARKLEIAEKKQTGKPDVKPKLCEVCMKVGDHMSIRCPYLEDVPNPDTTVVGKGYEICCHHCLESDHGHPKGSWAGFAYKLSNDEECLDEDSESESDDEP, from the exons ATGGATCTGATGCGCTACCAACCTACTATCGGCGGCTCCGCCAGGGATGCCCCGCCTGAGGCAGGATGCGAGAGCCGGAAGCGGGTAGACGGATGTCATGACATCAAACAGGATTCCTCTAAGAAACGAGGGCTTTCGGGAGAAGAACTCAAACAGTTTCTCTATGAGTCCTCTAGGAAATCTGAGATTTCGGAACGAGAGTTACAACAGATATTTGTGAAGATCATCAATG GTACCGATCCTAACCATAAATTGTCTGAAAGGGAAGCCGAATCCACAAGGAGTCTGTTAGATACCTGGAGAATGCAGGGAGATTTACTTGTATTGCCTTACGAGGAATACGTAAAGAGGGTGTTTATTTCTGACGAGGAATTTCGAAAGCTATGCAAGGAAGCCGAGGCAGCTAGGAAACTGGAGATAGCTGAAA AAAAACAAACAGGTAAGCCTGATGTAAAGCCTAAACTTTGTGAAGTTTGTATGAAGGTCGGGGACCACATGTCAATTAGATGTCCCTACTTGGAGGATGTTCCAAACCCTGACACCACAGTTGTTGGTAAGGGCTATGAAATATGTTGCCATCACTGCCTTGAGTCGGATCATGGCCACCCCAAGGGAAGCTGGGCAGGATTTGCATATAAATTGAGTAATGATGAAGAATGCTTAGATGAAGACTCAGAGTCTGAATCAGATGATGAGCCTTAA
- the LOC101295727 gene encoding 3-dehydroquinate synthase-like yields the protein MASLVGICCFTPPTDKWSNICRLISSHNRHSMEAKATQNSSVASSSTMSFRSSKKTVWVWTESKQVMTAAVERGWNTFVFQSQKLADDWSSIALIDPLLMKEGGIFDSENTRVATVFEVSSPEELEQLQPENGVGENVVVDLLDWQVIPAENIVAAFQGSQKTVFAVSKTPVEAQVFFEALEHGLGGVVLKVEDVQAVLDLKDYFDRRDEVGNILSLTKAIVTGVQVAGMGDRVCVDLCSLMRPGEGLLVGSFARGLFLVHSECLESNYIASRPFRVNAGPVHAYVAVPGGKTSYLSELKAGKEVILVDQEGHQRTAIVGRAKIETRPLILVEAKMCSDDQTIYSILVQNAETVALVCPKKESGGRKTAIPVTSLKVGDEIMLRLQGGARHTGIEIQEFIVEK from the exons ATGGCTTCTTTGGTCGGAATCTGCTGCTTCACTCCCCCAACGG ATAAATGGAGTAACATTTGCAGATTGATTTCTTCACATAATAGACACTCAATGGAAGCTAAGGCCACCCAGAACTCATCAGTCGCTTCTTCTTCTACGATGTCGTTTCGGAGCTCGAAGAAGACGGTGTGGGTTTGGACGGAGAGCAAGCAAGTCATGACGGCCGCCGTGGAGAGAGGCTGGAACACATTCGTGTTTCAAAGTCAGAAACTTGCGGATGACTGGTCTT CCATTGCGTTGATAGATCCTCTTTTGATGAAAGAGGGAGGGATTTTCGATAGCGAAAACACCAGAGTTGCCACAGTTTTTGAGGTTTCTAGTCCTGAAGAGTTGGAACAGCTTCAACCTGAAAATGGGGTAGGGGAGAATGTTGTTGTTGATTTACTAGATTGGCAG GTGATACCTGCTGAGAACATAGTTGCAGCATTTCAAGGGAGTCAGAAGACGGTGTTTGCTGTGTCGAAAACCCCTGTGGAAGCACAAGTCTTTTTTGAG GCGCTCGAGCATGGTCTTGGTGGAGTTGTTTTGAAAGTTGAGGATGTTCAAGCAGTTCTTGACCTAAAG GACTATTTTGACAGAAGAGACGAAGTGGGCAACATATTGAGTTTGACCAAAGCCATTGTAACTGGAGTCCAAGTAGCTGGAATGGGCGATCGGGTTTGTGTTGATCTCTGTAGTCTCATGAGACCTGGTGAAGGACTGCTT GTTGGATCCTTTGCCAGAGGACTATTCCTGGTTCATTCAGAATGCTTGGAGTCAAATTACATCGCCAGCAGACCATTCCGAGTCAATGCG GGACCTGTACATGCCTATGTTGCTGTTCCTGGAGGAAAAACAAGCTACCTGTCAGAGTTGAAAGCAGGCAAAGAGGTGATTCTGGTTGACCAGGAAGGTCATCAAAGGACAGCAATTGTTGGACGTGCAAAGATAGAGACTAGACCACTAATCCTTGTGGAGGCAAAG ATGTGTTCGGATGATCAAACAATCTACAGTATCCTTGTACAAAATGCAGAAACAGTTGCCTTAGTTTGTCCCAAGAAAG AAAGTGGAGGGCGAAAAACTGCAATCCCTGTGACTTCACTTAAAGTCGGAGATGAAATTATGCTCAGATTACAGGGAGGAGCCCGGCATACGGGAATTGAAATTCAAGAATTCATTGTGGAGAAATAA
- the LOC101296017 gene encoding aldose 1-epimerase-like, with translation MGNISVLLCLVITILVASGFANGSGYEPKEKIGVYELKKGDLSVKFTNWGATIISLILPDKNGKLADVVLGYDSVNEYKNDTSYIGAIVGRVANRIGGAQFTLNGTHYKLVANEGKNILHGGLRGFSDVVWKVKKYKNGGHTPSIAFTYHSADGEQGFPGDVIVTVTYTLLGDKQLSIKMKAKALNKPTPVNLAQHTYWNLGGHNSGNILSQHVQIFGSKITLVDKGLIPTGKFASVKGTPYDFLKPQVVGSRIDKLKATKGYDVNYVLDGPAGNKLKRAAVVHDSKSGRMLELSTNAPGMQFYTSNYLQDVKGKGGCVYQPRAALCLETQGFPDAVNHPNFPSTIVTPTKSYKHYMLFKFSTTS, from the exons ATGGGCAACATTTCTGTGCTGCTTTGTTTGGTCATCACCATCCTAGTAGCTTCTGGGTTTGCTAATGGTTCTGGTTATGAACCAAAGGAGAAGATTGGTGTTTATGAGCTCAAGAAGGGTGATTTGTCTGTCAAATTCACCAATTGGGGTGCAACTATCATCTCCCTAATCCTGCCTGACAAAAATG GAAAGCTGGCTGATGTTGTTCTAGGCTATGATTCAGTGAATGAATACAAG AATGATACTTCATACATTGGTGCTATTGTTGGACGCGTTGCTAACAGAATCGGTGGCGCTCAATTTACTTTGAATGGAACTCATTACAAGCTAGTTGCTAATGAAGGGAAAAACATACTTCATG GTGGGCTTAGAGGATTCAGTGATGTTGTTTGGAAAGTGAAGAAGTATAAGAATGGAGGTCATACTCCTTCCATTGCCTTCACTTATCATAGCGCTGATGGGGAACAAG GGTTTCCTGGAGATGTTATTGTCACCGTCACCTACACACTCCTTGGAGACAAACAATTGAGCATCAAAATGAAAGCTAAGGCGCTAAACAAGCCAACTCCGGTGAATCTAGCTCAGCACACTTACTGGAACCTTGGCGGCCACAACAGTGGTAACATTCTCTCCCAACACGTCCAGATCTTTGGATCCAAAATCACTCTGGTAGATAAAGGTCTCATCCCCACCGGAAAATTTGCATCCGTGAAAGGCACACCTTATGATTTCCTCAAGCCTCAAGTTGTTGGAAGCAGGATTGACAAGCTTAAGGCAACCAAAGGTTATGACGTCAACTATGTGCTTGATGGCCCAGCTGGCAACAAGTTGAAGCGCGCTGCTGTGGTGCATGATAGCAAGTCAGGAAGGATGTTGGAGCTCTCAACAAATGCTCCCGGTATGCAGTTCTATACAAGCAACTATCTCCAGGATGTGAAGGGGAAAGGCGGGTGTGTATACCAACCACGTGCAGCATTATGCTTGGAAACTCAGGGATTTCCGGATGCTGTGAACCACCCTAATTTCCCTTCAACAATTGTGACTCCAACAAAGTCCTACAAGCATTATATGCTGTTCAAGTTTTCGACTACATCTTAA